The window CCGCCGCCGCGTTCAGGCGCAGATGCATCGGCTCGGCCGCCTTGGGGATCGCCAGCACGCCGCCCTCGCGCAAGGCCCAGGCCAGCGCCACCTGCGCCGGCGTGACCCGATGGCGCAGGGCGACCTCGATCAGCGCCGGATGGTGCAGCAGCCGCCCGCCCTGGCCGACCGGGCAGTAGGCCATTAGCGGCATGCCCCGGTCACGCTGCCAGGGCAACAGGTCGTACTCGATGCCACGCGCCTCCGGGTTGTACAGCACCTGGTTGGTGGCACAGGCTGGCTCGCCCAGTTCGTGCAGGTCATCGAGATCGAAATTGGACACGCCCCAGCGGCGGATCTTGCCCTGCTCGCGCAGGCGCTCGAAGGCCTCCACGGTTTCCGCCAGCGGGTAGGCGCCGCGCCAGTGCAATAAATAGAGGTCGATCTGCTCGGTGCCCAGGCGCCGCAGGCTGCGCTCGCAGGCCTGCGGCACACCCGCGCGGCTGGCGTTGTACGGGTAGACCTTGCTGACCAGAAACACCTGGTCGCGGCGACCGCGGATGGCCTCGCCGACCAGCGCCTCCGCGCCGCCCTCACCGTACATCTCGGCGCAGTCGATCAGGCTCAGGCCCAGTTCGATGCCCAGTTGCAGCGCCGCCACTTCGCGTTTGCGCGCGCCCGGGTCCTCGCCCATCCGCCAGGTGCCCTGGCCGATCACCGGCACCTGGGTGCCGGCCAATTCCATCGTGCGCATAACCTTACCTCGTCGGTCACGCCCCTGAATCAACATCATCCCAGGGGTCGTAACTACCGAAACTCCACAGATGTCCCTCCGGATCGCGGCAGCTGAAGCCGCGGCCGCCGTAGTCCTCGTCCTGGATGTCGATGACGATTTCCGCACCGCCGGCCTTGACCCGGGCACACAGCTCATCGACCCGCTCGACCACCACATAGAGGCTCTGGGTATTGCCGCCGACCTGCTGCGGCTGACGCATCAGCCGGCCACATTCCGACTGTTCGTCGACCGAACCGAGCATCAGCATGCCGTTGCCGCAGCAGAGCTGCGCATGGGCGATACCGCCTTGGCCGTCGGGCACCACCAGATGCTCGGTGAACCCGA is drawn from Pseudomonas cavernae and contains these coding sequences:
- a CDS encoding aldo/keto reductase; the protein is MRTMELAGTQVPVIGQGTWRMGEDPGARKREVAALQLGIELGLSLIDCAEMYGEGGAEALVGEAIRGRRDQVFLVSKVYPYNASRAGVPQACERSLRRLGTEQIDLYLLHWRGAYPLAETVEAFERLREQGKIRRWGVSNFDLDDLHELGEPACATNQVLYNPEARGIEYDLLPWQRDRGMPLMAYCPVGQGGRLLHHPALIEVALRHRVTPAQVALAWALREGGVLAIPKAAEPMHLRLNAAAARLILTAEDLALIDAAYPPPDAKQALEMV
- a CDS encoding VOC family protein, translated to MSNFAKNTRTNLIPCLRYRDAPAAIAWLGRTFGFTEHLVVPDGQGGIAHAQLCCGNGMLMLGSVDEQSECGRLMRQPQQVGGNTQSLYVVVERVDELCARVKAGGAEIVIDIQDEDYGGRGFSCRDPEGHLWSFGSYDPWDDVDSGA